A single Pseudomonas sp. MM223 DNA region contains:
- the edd gene encoding Phosphogluconate dehydratase (*Name edd), with protein sequence MHPRILEVTQRLIERSRATRERYLQLIRGAASEGPMRASLQCANFAHGVAGCGSEDKQTLRLMNAANVAIVSAYNDMLSAHQPYLHFPDQIKQALREVGSVGQFAGGVPAMCDGVTQGEPGMELAIASREVIAMSTAVALSHNMFDAALMLGICDKIVPGLMMGALRFGHLPTIFVPGGPMVSGISNKQKADVRQRYAEGKASREELLESEMNSYHSPGTCTFYGTANTNQLVMEVMGLHLPGASFVNPYTPLRDALTAEAAQQVTRMTKASGSFMPLGEIVDEKALVNSIVALHATGGSTNHTLHIPAIAQAAGIQLTWQDMADLSEVVPTLSHVYPNGKADINHFQAAGGMAFLIRELLDAGLLHEDVNTVAGHGLRRYTQEPFLDNGKLVWREGPQQSLDESILRPVARPFSAEGGLRVMEGNLGRGVMKVSAVAPEHQVVEAPARVFQDQQSLADAFKAGELERDFVAVVRFQGPRCNGMPELHKLTPFLGVLQDRGYKVALVTDGRMSGASGKIPAAIHVCPEAYDGGPLARVRDGDIVRVDGVEGTLRVMVSAEELASRDLPPAPQGNDLGCGRELFGFMRMAFSPAEQGASAFTSALENLK encoded by the coding sequence ATGCATCCGCGCATCCTTGAGGTCACCCAGCGGCTGATCGAACGCAGCCGTGCCACCCGCGAACGCTACCTGCAGCTGATTCGCGGCGCGGCCAGTGAAGGCCCCATGCGTGCCAGCCTGCAGTGCGCCAACTTCGCCCATGGCGTGGCGGGTTGCGGCAGCGAGGACAAGCAGACGCTGCGCCTGATGAACGCGGCCAACGTGGCCATCGTCTCGGCCTACAACGACATGTTGTCTGCCCACCAGCCGTACCTGCACTTCCCCGACCAGATCAAGCAGGCCCTGCGCGAGGTTGGCTCGGTCGGCCAGTTCGCCGGTGGCGTGCCGGCCATGTGCGATGGCGTCACCCAGGGTGAGCCGGGCATGGAGCTGGCCATTGCCAGCCGTGAAGTCATCGCCATGTCCACTGCGGTAGCGCTGTCGCACAACATGTTCGATGCCGCGCTGATGCTGGGCATCTGCGACAAGATCGTCCCTGGCCTGATGATGGGCGCGCTGCGCTTCGGCCACCTGCCGACCATCTTCGTCCCGGGCGGGCCGATGGTGTCGGGCATTTCCAACAAGCAGAAGGCCGACGTGCGCCAACGTTATGCGGAAGGCAAGGCCAGCCGTGAAGAGCTGCTGGAGTCGGAGATGAACTCCTACCACAGCCCCGGCACGTGCACCTTCTACGGCACCGCCAATACCAACCAGCTGGTGATGGAAGTGATGGGCCTGCACCTGCCGGGCGCCTCGTTCGTCAACCCTTACACGCCGCTGCGCGACGCCCTCACCGCCGAAGCCGCGCAGCAGGTGACGCGTATGACCAAGGCCAGTGGCAGCTTCATGCCGCTGGGCGAAATCGTCGACGAAAAGGCACTGGTCAACTCCATCGTCGCCCTGCACGCTACCGGCGGCTCGACCAACCACACCCTGCACATCCCGGCGATTGCCCAGGCGGCAGGTATCCAGCTGACCTGGCAGGACATGGCCGACCTCTCCGAAGTGGTGCCGACCCTGTCCCACGTCTACCCCAACGGCAAGGCCGACATCAACCACTTCCAGGCCGCGGGTGGCATGGCCTTCCTGATCCGCGAGCTGCTGGATGCCGGGTTGCTGCACGAAGACGTCAACACCGTGGCTGGCCACGGCTTGCGCCGCTACACCCAGGAGCCGTTCCTCGACAATGGCAAGCTGGTGTGGCGTGAGGGGCCGCAACAGAGCCTGGACGAAAGCATCCTGCGCCCGGTGGCGCGGCCTTTCTCGGCCGAAGGCGGCCTGCGGGTGATGGAAGGCAACCTGGGCCGTGGCGTGATGAAGGTGTCCGCTGTCGCCCCCGAGCATCAGGTGGTCGAGGCCCCGGCGCGCGTGTTCCAGGACCAGCAGTCGCTGGCCGATGCGTTCAAGGCCGGTGAGCTGGAGCGTGACTTTGTCGCCGTGGTGCGCTTCCAGGGCCCGCGTTGCAATGGCATGCCGGAACTGCACAAACTCACGCCATTCCTCGGTGTGCTGCAGGACCGTGGCTACAAGGTGGCGCTGGTTACAGACGGGCGCATGTCCGGTGCCTCGGGCAAGATCCCCGCGGCCATCCACGTTTGCCCCGAAGCGTATGACGGCGGCCCGCTGGCGCGGGTGCGCGATGGTGATATCGTGCGAGTCGATGGTGTCGAAGGCACGTTGCGGGTCATGGTATCGGCCGAAGAACTGGCCAGCCGCGACCTGCCGCCAGCCCCCCAGGGTAACGACCTGGGCTGCGGGCGCGAATTGTTCGGCTTCATGCGCATGGCGTTCAGCCCGGCAGAGCAGGGCGCGAGTGCCTTCACCTCGGCCCTGGAGAACCTCAAATGA
- the glk gene encoding Glucokinase (*Name glk) encodes MKDLLVGDIGGTNARFALWRDNQLHEVKVFATADYTSPEQAIEAYLEGQGIARGGLAAVCLAVAGPVDGDDFRFTNNHWRLSRTAFCKTLQVEQLLLINDFTAMALGMTRLREGEFREVCPGQADPLRPALVIGPGTGLGVGSLLRLGEQHWQALPGEGGHVDLPVGNAREAAIHQQIHGQIGHVSAETVLSGGGLVRLYQAICALDGDTPRHKTPAQITDAALGGEPRALAVVEQFCRFLGRVAGNNVLTLGARGGVYIVGGVIPRFAELFLRSGFAASFADKGCMSGYFAGVPVWLVTAEFSGLLGSGVALQQALDHR; translated from the coding sequence ATGAAGGACCTGCTGGTTGGCGACATCGGCGGCACCAATGCCCGTTTTGCGTTGTGGCGTGACAACCAGCTGCATGAGGTAAAAGTCTTCGCCACCGCGGACTACACCAGCCCGGAGCAGGCCATTGAGGCTTACCTTGAAGGCCAAGGCATCGCCCGCGGCGGGTTGGCGGCTGTATGCCTGGCGGTAGCCGGCCCGGTCGACGGCGATGATTTTCGCTTTACCAACAACCATTGGCGCCTGAGCCGCACAGCCTTCTGCAAGACGTTGCAGGTCGAGCAACTGTTGCTGATCAACGATTTCACCGCCATGGCGCTGGGCATGACCCGCCTGCGTGAAGGCGAGTTCCGCGAGGTGTGCCCAGGTCAGGCTGACCCGCTGCGGCCGGCGTTGGTGATCGGGCCTGGGACTGGCCTGGGCGTCGGTTCGCTGCTGCGCCTGGGCGAACAGCACTGGCAGGCCTTGCCGGGGGAGGGTGGGCATGTCGACCTGCCGGTGGGCAATGCCCGCGAAGCGGCCATCCACCAGCAGATCCACGGGCAGATAGGCCATGTCAGTGCCGAAACCGTGCTCAGTGGTGGTGGCCTGGTGCGGTTGTATCAGGCAATTTGTGCGCTGGATGGCGATACACCCAGGCACAAGACCCCGGCGCAGATTACCGATGCCGCACTGGGCGGCGAGCCCCGGGCGCTGGCAGTGGTCGAGCAGTTTTGCCGGTTTCTTGGGCGTGTGGCGGGTAACAATGTACTGACGCTGGGCGCACGGGGCGGGGTCTATATTGTTGGCGGCGTGATCCCGCGCTTTGCCGAATTGTTCCTGCGTAGCGGGTTTGCGGCGAGTTTTGCCGACAAAGGCTGCATGAGTGGCTATTTCGCTGGTGTGCCGGTGTGGCTGGTAACAGCAGAGTTCTCCGGGTTGCTGGGCTCCGGTGTGGCCTTGCAGCAGGCTTTGGATCACCGTTAG
- the ompR_4 gene encoding Transcriptional regulatory protein OmpR (*Name ompR_4) — translation MSTAGKSILMVDDDQEIRELLQTYLSRSGFQVHAEADGKGFRRALETTPCDLVILDVMLPDEDGFSLCRWVRQHPRQARVPIIMLTASSDEADRVIGLELGADDYLGKPFSPRELQARIKALLRRAEFGQSVSGSAVLAFDDWRLDTVSHRLFHQDGEEVILSGADFALLKLFLDHPQQILDRDTIGNATRGREPMPLDRIVDMAVSRLRQRLRDTDKPPRLIRTVRGSGYLLAAHVCSAP, via the coding sequence TTGAGCACTGCCGGCAAATCGATCCTGATGGTCGACGACGATCAGGAAATCCGCGAACTGTTGCAAACCTACCTGAGCCGCTCCGGCTTCCAGGTGCATGCCGAAGCCGACGGCAAGGGCTTTCGCCGTGCCCTGGAAACCACCCCCTGCGACCTGGTCATCCTCGACGTCATGCTACCCGACGAAGACGGCTTCAGCCTGTGCCGCTGGGTACGCCAGCACCCGCGCCAGGCGCGGGTGCCGATCATCATGCTCACCGCCAGCTCCGACGAAGCCGACCGGGTGATCGGCCTGGAGCTGGGCGCTGACGACTACCTGGGCAAGCCCTTCAGCCCGCGCGAGCTGCAAGCAAGGATCAAGGCCCTGCTGCGGCGCGCCGAATTCGGCCAGTCGGTGTCGGGCAGTGCCGTTCTCGCTTTCGACGACTGGCGCCTGGACACGGTCAGCCATCGTCTGTTCCATCAAGACGGTGAGGAGGTGATTCTTTCTGGTGCCGACTTTGCCTTGCTCAAGCTGTTCCTCGACCATCCGCAGCAGATACTCGACCGCGACACCATCGGCAACGCCACCCGTGGTCGCGAGCCGATGCCACTGGACCGCATCGTAGACATGGCGGTCAGCCGCCTGCGTCAGCGCCTGCGCGATACCGACAAGCCCCCCCGGCTGATCCGCACGGTGCGCGGCAGCGGCTACCTGTTGGCGGCGCATGTCTGCAGTGCGCCCTGA
- the sasA_3 gene encoding Adaptive-response sensory-kinase SasA (*Name sasA_3) — protein MSAVRPERRWRLLPRSLLGRMLLLTLLVVLLAQGLSSIIWVAQLRASQLQGLRASASSLAHSMSASVSYFRSLPVAYRPMVLDQLRSMGGTRFFVSLNAKPLDMPVLPITPRKQAVIDVFQQVLHERLGSQMDISVEFVGPDDLRIFNSGLKLDELPRSWAHYSLTLEPLNPPVLVTQIQLGEGEWLYIASLLPEPYTSLEAERLPRQQIGFIVLTTALLLLFIGLLVHWQSWPLKRLARAAREMSLGADVAPVAEGGGSEVVEVSRAFNSMRERISRYLTERSQLFSAISHDLRTPITRLRLRVELLEDERLQAKFSQDLDELELLVKGALQCVKDTDIHENIEPVDLNQVLEILAEPYLRDGRITLEGRALAPYPGKPLALRRCIGNLIDNAIKYGERARLRIIDGAEGFVLQVDDQGPGVPQQQLEQVFEPHFRLAGQQQGYGLGLGIARNIAHSHGGEVSLLNLREGGLRVTLYLPRGMD, from the coding sequence ATGTCTGCAGTGCGCCCTGAGCGGCGCTGGCGCCTGCTGCCACGCTCGCTGTTGGGTCGCATGTTGCTGCTGACCCTGTTGGTGGTGCTGCTGGCTCAAGGCTTGTCGAGCATCATCTGGGTGGCCCAGCTGCGTGCCAGCCAGCTGCAGGGCCTGCGCGCCAGTGCCAGCAGCCTGGCCCATTCGATGAGCGCCAGTGTCAGTTACTTCCGCTCGTTGCCGGTGGCTTACAGGCCCATGGTGCTCGACCAGTTGCGCAGCATGGGCGGCACGCGCTTTTTTGTGTCGCTCAACGCCAAGCCGCTGGACATGCCGGTGCTGCCCATCACCCCACGCAAGCAGGCAGTGATCGATGTATTTCAGCAGGTGCTGCACGAACGGCTGGGCTCGCAGATGGACATTTCCGTGGAGTTCGTCGGCCCTGACGACCTGCGAATCTTCAACAGCGGCCTGAAACTCGACGAGCTGCCACGCTCCTGGGCGCATTACTCGCTGACCCTGGAGCCGCTCAACCCGCCGGTGCTCGTGACGCAGATCCAACTGGGCGAGGGCGAGTGGCTGTACATTGCCTCGCTGCTGCCCGAGCCCTATACCAGCCTGGAGGCCGAACGCCTGCCACGCCAGCAGATCGGCTTCATCGTGCTCACCACGGCCTTGCTGTTGTTGTTCATCGGCTTGCTGGTGCACTGGCAGAGCTGGCCGCTCAAGCGCCTGGCGCGCGCTGCGCGGGAGATGTCGCTGGGCGCCGATGTGGCGCCGGTGGCTGAAGGGGGCGGCAGCGAAGTGGTCGAAGTCAGCCGGGCGTTCAACAGCATGCGTGAGCGCATCAGCCGCTACCTGACCGAACGCAGCCAGCTGTTCAGCGCCATTTCCCACGACCTGCGCACGCCAATCACCCGCCTGCGCCTGCGTGTCGAACTGCTGGAGGACGAACGCTTGCAGGCCAAGTTCAGCCAGGACCTGGACGAGCTGGAGCTGCTGGTCAAAGGTGCCCTGCAGTGCGTGAAGGACACCGATATCCACGAGAACATAGAGCCGGTCGACCTCAACCAGGTGCTGGAGATTCTGGCAGAGCCTTATCTGCGTGATGGCCGTATCACGCTCGAAGGCCGGGCGCTGGCGCCTTACCCAGGCAAGCCGCTGGCGCTGCGGCGCTGCATCGGCAACCTGATCGACAACGCCATCAAGTACGGCGAGCGGGCACGGCTGCGCATCATCGACGGTGCCGAGGGCTTTGTGCTGCAGGTGGACGACCAGGGGCCGGGGGTGCCGCAGCAGCAGCTGGAGCAGGTGTTCGAGCCGCATTTCCGGCTGGCCGGGCAGCAGCAGGGGTATGGGCTGGGGTTGGGCATTGCGCGCAACATTGCCCACAGCCATGGGGGCGAAGTGAGCTTGCTGAACCTGCGCGAAGGCGGGTTGCGGGTGACCTTGTACCTGCCGAGGGGGATGGACTGA
- the yihS gene encoding Sulfoquinovose isomerase (*Name yihS): MNTSNLPSTSWLNAPAHTAWRVAEAQRLLAFAKAAKLPDGFGNLDAKGQLAPGARAETMNTARMTHCFALAHLQGMPGCLGHAAHGVAALRSAMQDASYGGWFAHPGGHADSGKAAYLHAFVALAAASAVQAGAVDAPALLADAIHVIEAYFWHEEEGALRETFSRAWQLPEPYRGANSNMHATEAFLALADVTGNSLWLQRALRIAERIIHTHAAANGYRVIEHFDAFWQPLPHYNREHPADYFRPYGTTPGHALEWARLLLHLEASLERGGLHAPQWLPDSARALFDAACQQAWNVDGAPGFVYTLDWAGCPVVHARLHWVHAEACAAAAALLQRTGDAHYEQWYRNCWDFIANHFIDTVGGSWHHELDAHNQPAGTIWPGKPDLYHAYQALLLPGLPLAPGLASNLAGNVTKR, encoded by the coding sequence ATGAACACCTCCAACCTGCCTTCCACCAGCTGGCTCAACGCCCCGGCCCACACTGCCTGGCGCGTGGCCGAAGCACAGCGCCTGCTGGCCTTTGCCAAGGCCGCGAAACTGCCTGACGGCTTCGGCAACCTGGATGCCAAGGGGCAGCTCGCCCCTGGCGCCCGTGCCGAAACCATGAACACCGCCCGCATGACCCACTGCTTCGCCCTGGCTCACCTGCAGGGCATGCCTGGCTGCCTGGGCCATGCCGCACATGGCGTGGCCGCACTGCGCAGCGCGATGCAGGATGCCAGCTACGGCGGCTGGTTCGCCCACCCCGGCGGCCACGCCGATAGCGGCAAGGCGGCATACCTGCATGCCTTCGTCGCCCTGGCTGCCGCCTCGGCGGTGCAGGCAGGCGCTGTCGATGCCCCCGCGCTATTGGCAGATGCAATCCATGTGATCGAAGCGTATTTCTGGCACGAAGAAGAAGGTGCCCTGCGGGAAACCTTCTCCCGCGCCTGGCAGTTGCCCGAACCCTACCGTGGCGCCAACAGCAACATGCACGCGACCGAGGCTTTCCTGGCCTTGGCAGACGTCACCGGCAACAGCCTGTGGCTACAACGCGCCCTGCGCATTGCCGAACGCATTATCCATACCCATGCTGCTGCCAACGGTTACCGGGTCATCGAGCATTTCGATGCGTTCTGGCAGCCACTGCCGCACTACAACCGTGAGCATCCGGCCGACTACTTCCGGCCTTATGGCACCACGCCTGGGCATGCCCTGGAGTGGGCGCGGCTGCTGCTGCATCTGGAGGCCAGCCTCGAACGGGGCGGCCTGCATGCCCCGCAGTGGCTGCCGGATAGCGCCCGGGCACTGTTCGACGCTGCCTGCCAGCAGGCCTGGAACGTCGATGGCGCGCCCGGTTTCGTCTACACCCTGGACTGGGCCGGGTGCCCGGTGGTGCATGCACGCCTGCACTGGGTGCACGCCGAGGCGTGCGCTGCCGCCGCGGCCCTGTTGCAGCGCACCGGCGATGCCCATTACGAGCAGTGGTACCGCAACTGCTGGGACTTCATCGCCAACCATTTCATCGACACCGTCGGCGGCAGCTGGCACCACGAACTTGATGCGCACAACCAGCCGGCCGGGACCATCTGGCCGGGCAAGCCCGACCTCTATCACGCCTACCAGGCGTTGCTGCTGCCAGGTTTGCCCTTGGCACCTGGCCTGGCCAGCAACCTGGCCGGCAATGTAACCAAACGATGA
- a CDS encoding putative sugar-binding periplasmic protein, protein MNSTLRLAAAISLASLIPLSAQAAEPKGSVEVVHWWTSGGEKAAVDVLKAQVEKDGFTWKDGAVAGGGGATAMTVLKSRAVAGNPPGVAQIKGPDIQDWAATGLLDADVLKGVAKEEKWDALLDKKVADTVKYDGDYVAVPVNIHRINWLWINPEVFKKAGIDKAPATLDEFYAAADKLKAAGFIPLAHGGQPWQDSTVFESVVLSVMGAEGYKKAMVDLDNAALTGPDMIKALTELKRVATYMDPDGKGQDWNLEAAKVINGKAGMQIMGDWAKSEWTLAKKTAGKDYQCVPFPGTDKAFLYNIDSLVVFKQNNAGTSAGQQDIARKVLGEDFQKVFSINKGSIPVRNDMLADMGKYGFDACAQTSAKDFLADAKNGGLQPSMAHNMATTLAVQGAFFDVVTNYINDPKADPADAAKKLAAAIKAAQ, encoded by the coding sequence ATGAATTCCACGCTCCGTCTCGCTGCCGCAATTTCCCTGGCTTCCTTGATCCCGCTCAGTGCCCAGGCTGCCGAACCCAAAGGCAGTGTCGAGGTGGTGCACTGGTGGACCTCTGGGGGTGAAAAAGCGGCCGTCGATGTGCTCAAGGCCCAGGTCGAGAAAGATGGCTTTACGTGGAAGGATGGCGCTGTCGCTGGCGGTGGCGGTGCCACGGCCATGACCGTGCTCAAAAGCCGTGCCGTCGCCGGTAACCCGCCGGGTGTCGCGCAGATCAAGGGGCCGGACATTCAGGACTGGGCGGCCACCGGCCTGCTCGATGCCGATGTGCTCAAGGGTGTGGCCAAGGAAGAGAAGTGGGACGCGCTGCTGGACAAGAAAGTCGCCGACACCGTGAAGTATGACGGCGATTATGTCGCCGTGCCGGTGAACATCCACCGTATCAACTGGCTGTGGATCAACCCCGAAGTGTTCAAGAAGGCCGGCATCGACAAGGCGCCCGCCACCCTCGATGAATTCTATGCCGCCGCCGACAAGCTCAAGGCTGCCGGTTTCATCCCGCTCGCCCATGGCGGCCAGCCGTGGCAGGACAGCACGGTGTTCGAAAGCGTGGTGTTGTCGGTGATGGGGGCCGAAGGTTACAAGAAGGCTATGGTCGACCTCGACAACGCGGCCCTGACCGGCCCCGACATGATCAAGGCGCTGACCGAACTGAAAAGGGTCGCCACCTACATGGACCCGGACGGCAAAGGCCAGGACTGGAACCTGGAAGCGGCCAAGGTCATCAACGGCAAGGCCGGCATGCAGATCATGGGCGACTGGGCCAAAAGCGAATGGACCCTGGCGAAGAAAACCGCCGGCAAGGATTACCAGTGCGTGCCGTTCCCCGGCACCGACAAGGCCTTCCTCTACAACATCGACTCGCTGGTGGTGTTCAAGCAGAACAACGCAGGTACCTCTGCCGGCCAGCAAGACATCGCGCGCAAGGTGCTGGGTGAAGATTTCCAGAAAGTCTTCAGCATCAACAAAGGGTCGATCCCGGTGCGCAACGACATGCTCGCCGACATGGGCAAGTACGGCTTCGATGCTTGCGCGCAAACCTCCGCCAAGGATTTCCTGGCAGACGCCAAAAATGGCGGCCTGCAGCCGAGCATGGCGCACAACATGGCCACCACGCTGGCCGTGCAGGGCGCATTCTTCGATGTGGTGACCAACTACATCAACGACCCCAAGGCCGACCCGGCCGATGCGGCGAAGAAGCTGGCGGCGGCGATCAAGGCTGCCCAGTAA
- the melD_1 gene encoding Melibiose/raffinose/stachyose import permease protein MelD (*Name melD_1), whose amino-acid sequence MTTTTAQLRASPLDALQRWLPKLVLAPSMFIVLVGFYGYILWTFVLSFTTSTFLPTYKWAGLAQYARLFDNDRWWVASKNLLLFGGLFIAISLAIGVLLAVLLDQRIRREGFIRTIYLYPMALSMIVTGTAWKWLLNPGMGLDKLLRDWGWEGFRLDWLIDPDRVVYCLVIAAVWQASGFIMAMFLAGLRGVDPSIIRAAQMDGASLPRIYWTVVLPSLRPVFFSALMILSHIAIKSFDLVAAMTAGGPGYSSDLPAMFMYSFTFSRGQMGMGSASAILMLGAILAILVPYLYSELRSKRHA is encoded by the coding sequence ATGACCACGACTACCGCCCAACTGCGGGCCTCACCCCTGGACGCGCTTCAGCGCTGGCTGCCCAAGCTGGTGCTGGCGCCCAGCATGTTCATCGTCCTTGTGGGCTTTTACGGCTACATCCTCTGGACCTTCGTGCTGTCCTTCACCACCTCGACCTTTCTGCCCACTTACAAATGGGCCGGCCTTGCGCAATACGCCCGCCTGTTCGACAACGACCGCTGGTGGGTGGCGAGCAAGAATCTGCTGCTGTTCGGTGGCCTGTTCATCGCGATCAGCCTGGCCATCGGCGTGTTGCTGGCGGTGCTGCTGGACCAGCGCATTCGCCGCGAGGGGTTCATCCGCACCATTTACCTGTACCCCATGGCGCTGTCGATGATCGTGACCGGTACCGCCTGGAAGTGGTTGCTCAACCCCGGCATGGGCCTGGACAAATTGCTGCGCGACTGGGGCTGGGAGGGCTTCCGCCTGGACTGGCTGATCGACCCTGACCGGGTGGTGTATTGCCTGGTGATCGCTGCCGTGTGGCAGGCCTCGGGCTTCATCATGGCCATGTTCCTCGCCGGCCTGCGTGGGGTTGACCCGTCGATCATCCGCGCGGCGCAGATGGATGGCGCCAGCCTGCCGCGCATCTATTGGACCGTGGTGCTGCCCAGCCTGCGCCCGGTGTTCTTCAGTGCACTGATGATCCTTTCGCACATCGCCATCAAGAGCTTCGACCTGGTGGCAGCGATGACCGCCGGTGGCCCGGGGTATTCATCCGACCTGCCGGCAATGTTCATGTATTCGTTCACCTTCAGCCGCGGCCAGATGGGCATGGGCTCGGCCAGCGCCATCCTCATGCTCGGGGCGATCCTGGCGATCCTCGTGCCTTACCTGTACTCGGAGCTGCGGAGCAAACGCCATGCATAG
- the ngcG gene encoding Diacetylchitobiose uptake system permease protein NgcG (*Name ngcG): MHSPADKPALSLSRIAIHAVLLSAVLLYLVPLVVMLLTSFKTPEDISTGNLLSWPAVFTGIGWVKAWGTVSGYFWNSIMITVPAVLISTTIGALNGYVLSMWRFRGSQLFFGLLLFGCFLPFQTVLLPASFTLGKLGLASTTGGLVLVHVVYGLAFTTLFFRNFYVSIPDALVKAARLDGAGFFTIFRRIILPMSTPIIMVCLIWQFTQIWNDFLFGVVFSSGDSQPITVALNNLVNTSTGAKEYNVDMAAAMIAGLPTLLVYVVAGKYFVRGLTAGAVKG; this comes from the coding sequence ATGCATAGCCCTGCCGACAAACCCGCGCTCAGCCTGAGCCGCATCGCCATCCACGCGGTGTTGCTGAGCGCCGTGCTGTTGTACCTGGTGCCGCTGGTGGTGATGCTGCTGACCAGCTTCAAAACCCCCGAAGACATCAGCACCGGCAACCTGCTGAGCTGGCCGGCGGTGTTTACCGGCATTGGCTGGGTCAAGGCCTGGGGCACGGTCAGCGGTTACTTCTGGAACTCGATCATGATCACCGTGCCAGCGGTGCTGATCTCCACCACCATTGGTGCGCTGAACGGCTACGTGCTGTCGATGTGGCGCTTTCGCGGTTCGCAGCTGTTCTTCGGCTTGCTGTTGTTCGGGTGCTTTCTGCCATTCCAGACCGTGCTCCTACCGGCCTCGTTCACCCTCGGCAAGCTTGGCCTGGCCAGCACCACCGGTGGCCTGGTGCTGGTGCACGTGGTCTATGGCCTGGCCTTCACCACGCTGTTCTTCCGCAACTTTTACGTGAGCATCCCCGATGCGCTGGTCAAGGCCGCGCGCCTGGACGGTGCCGGGTTCTTCACCATCTTCCGCCGCATCATCCTGCCGATGTCCACGCCGATCATCATGGTTTGCCTGATCTGGCAGTTCACCCAGATCTGGAACGATTTCCTGTTTGGTGTGGTGTTCTCCAGCGGCGACTCGCAACCGATCACCGTGGCGCTGAACAACCTGGTCAACACCAGTACCGGGGCCAAGGAATACAACGTCGACATGGCGGCAGCGATGATCGCCGGCCTGCCAACCCTGCTGGTCTACGTGGTGGCAGGCAAATATTTCGTGCGCGGGCTGACGGCCGGCGCGGTCAAGGGGTAA
- the ugpC_1 gene encoding sn-glycerol-3-phosphate import ATP-binding protein UgpC (*Name ugpC_1), whose protein sequence is MATLELRNVNKTYGSGLPDTLKDIQLSIKDGEFLILVGPSGCGKSTLMNCIAGLEQITGGAILIDEQDVSGMSPKDRDIAMVFQSYALYPTMSVRENIEFGLKIRKMAQAAIDEEVARVAKLLQIEHLLARKPAQLSGGQQQRVAMGRALARRPKIYLFDEPLSNLDAKLRVEMRTEMKLMHQRLKTTTVYVTHDQIEAMTLGDKVAVMKDGIIQQFGTPQQIYNDPANQFVASFIGSPPMNFIPVRLARQDGRLLALLDSGQARCELPLGLAADELDGREIILGIRPEQITLGAAEGNGLPGIRAEVQVTEPTGPDLLVFVTLNQTKVCCRLAPDVACRVGDTLNLQFDPARVLLFDADSGARVHLASTGATAKDNVAHFKGR, encoded by the coding sequence ATGGCAACGCTCGAACTTCGCAACGTGAACAAGACCTACGGCAGCGGCCTGCCGGATACCCTCAAGGACATTCAGCTGTCGATCAAAGATGGCGAGTTCCTGATCCTGGTCGGGCCCTCTGGCTGTGGCAAATCAACCCTGATGAACTGCATCGCCGGCCTGGAGCAGATCACCGGCGGTGCCATCCTCATTGATGAGCAGGACGTCAGTGGCATGAGCCCCAAGGACCGTGACATCGCCATGGTGTTCCAGTCCTACGCGCTGTACCCGACCATGAGCGTGCGCGAGAACATTGAATTTGGCCTCAAGATCCGCAAGATGGCGCAGGCGGCCATCGACGAGGAAGTGGCGCGGGTGGCCAAGCTGCTACAGATCGAACACCTGCTGGCGCGCAAGCCGGCACAACTGTCCGGTGGCCAGCAGCAACGCGTGGCCATGGGCCGGGCGTTGGCGCGGCGGCCGAAGATTTACCTGTTCGATGAACCGCTGTCCAACCTCGACGCCAAGCTGCGGGTCGAGATGCGCACCGAAATGAAACTGATGCACCAGCGTTTGAAAACCACCACCGTGTACGTCACCCATGACCAGATCGAGGCCATGACCCTGGGCGACAAGGTGGCGGTGATGAAGGACGGCATCATCCAGCAGTTCGGCACCCCGCAGCAGATCTACAACGACCCGGCCAACCAGTTTGTCGCCAGCTTCATCGGTTCGCCGCCGATGAACTTCATTCCGGTGCGCCTGGCCAGGCAGGATGGCCGCTTGCTGGCGTTGCTCGACAGCGGCCAGGCACGCTGCGAGTTGCCTCTGGGGCTGGCCGCTGACGAACTGGATGGCCGCGAGATCATCCTGGGCATCCGCCCTGAGCAGATCACCCTTGGCGCTGCCGAGGGTAATGGATTGCCGGGTATCCGCGCCGAGGTGCAGGTCACGGAGCCGACCGGGCCGGACCTGCTGGTGTTCGTTACCCTCAACCAGACCAAAGTGTGCTGCCGCCTGGCGCCGGATGTGGCGTGCCGCGTGGGTGACACCCTCAACCTGCAATTTGACCCGGCCCGGGTGCTGCTGTTTGACGCCGACAGTGGCGCGCGCGTGCACCTGGCCAGCACTGGCGCAACTGCAAAGGACAACGTGGCTCACTTCAAAGGCCGTTGA